In the genome of Actinomadura graeca, one region contains:
- a CDS encoding IclR family transcriptional regulator domain-containing protein has product MAREKTGPDFVEALARGLDVIKAFGSHQRAMPLTEVAGETGLARATARRILLTLEQLGYVRSTPAGFLLTARVLELGVAYTLSAGLWEIAQPHLRQLVVATNQAASVAQLDGSDIIYVARAAVPKVVATTIDVGTRFPARSTALGKMLLSSLTPDDLAGALATPSASRVPAFREQPIERLEDDLREIRSRGWAATDQEMSPGVCSIAAPIRDGDGEVIAAVNLSAIAAEVTGDQMTEEFLPLVLLAASEIGRNYTLMRNTPQELVSTRSTSR; this is encoded by the coding sequence ATGGCGCGAGAGAAGACCGGTCCCGACTTCGTGGAGGCGCTGGCCCGCGGCCTCGACGTCATCAAGGCGTTCGGCTCCCACCAGCGCGCGATGCCGCTGACGGAGGTCGCGGGCGAGACGGGGCTGGCCCGCGCCACCGCGCGCCGGATCCTGCTGACCCTGGAGCAGCTCGGATACGTGCGTTCGACGCCGGCCGGGTTCCTGCTCACCGCACGCGTCCTCGAACTCGGCGTGGCCTACACGCTTTCGGCCGGCCTCTGGGAGATCGCCCAGCCGCATCTGCGGCAGCTGGTCGTCGCGACGAACCAGGCGGCCTCGGTCGCGCAGCTCGACGGCTCGGACATCATCTACGTCGCGCGCGCCGCCGTCCCCAAGGTCGTCGCCACGACCATCGACGTCGGCACGCGGTTCCCCGCGCGGAGCACCGCGCTCGGGAAGATGCTCCTGTCCTCCTTGACGCCGGACGACCTGGCCGGCGCCCTCGCGACACCGTCCGCGTCCCGGGTCCCGGCGTTCCGGGAGCAGCCGATCGAACGGCTGGAGGACGACCTGCGCGAGATCCGGTCGCGGGGATGGGCGGCCACCGACCAGGAGATGTCCCCGGGGGTGTGCTCCATCGCCGCGCCCATCCGGGACGGTGACGGCGAGGTGATCGCCGCGGTGAACCTGAGCGCCATCGCCGCCGAGGTGACCGGGGACCAGATGACAGAGGAATTCCTCCCCCTCGTCCTGCTTGCGGCGAGCGAAATAGGCCGCAATTACACCCTGATGCGCAATACGCCCCAAGAACTGGTCTCGACGCGCTCGACATCGCGCTGA
- a CDS encoding TMEM175 family protein, whose product MAIPREPDRLVLFTDAVVAIAVTLLVLPLVDVVPQASEAGQSAIEVITEHQPEIWSFLLSFAVIMRLWMAHHRLFQHVRAYSTPLIVCNLGWLLTIIVLPFPTEMAGVYSGERFTPLFYIGTILVATGFQLALTLIARTDPEVASESRPVTPEQVAGSLTVTALLATALLLVLIIPGLGYWTLLLLFLSSRIEKLWLRHYSRD is encoded by the coding sequence GTGGCCATTCCCCGGGAACCCGACCGGCTCGTCCTTTTCACCGACGCCGTCGTCGCGATCGCCGTCACCCTGCTCGTCCTGCCCCTCGTGGACGTGGTGCCCCAGGCGTCCGAGGCGGGCCAGAGCGCCATCGAGGTGATCACCGAGCACCAGCCCGAGATCTGGAGCTTCCTGCTGAGCTTCGCGGTCATCATGCGGCTGTGGATGGCGCACCATCGTCTCTTCCAGCACGTGCGGGCCTATTCCACGCCGCTGATCGTGTGCAACCTCGGCTGGCTGCTGACCATCATCGTGCTGCCGTTCCCGACCGAGATGGCCGGCGTCTACAGCGGTGAGCGCTTCACCCCCCTCTTCTACATCGGCACGATCCTGGTCGCGACCGGCTTCCAGCTCGCGCTGACGCTGATCGCGCGGACCGACCCGGAGGTGGCCTCGGAGAGCCGTCCGGTGACCCCCGAGCAGGTCGCCGGTTCCCTCACCGTGACCGCGCTTCTCGCCACCGCCCTGCTCCTCGTCCTGATCATTCCGGGACTGGGCTACTGGACGCTTCTCCTGCTCTTCCTTTCCTCACGCATCGAGAAACTCTGGCTCCGCCATTATTCGCGCGACTGA
- a CDS encoding glycosyl hydrolase, whose amino-acid sequence MTTDQTGPGLDRRTLLGGVGALGATLVLPHGDAYVHTGGEVSDGGRLARAFRNPGPRLRPRFTWWWPGPVVDDAELRAEVAEMVAAGFGGAQLFEAPGLVDPSGPRPPERLRWGTPHWARRVEAALRAARDHDFRIDFQVSSGWPWSSPAVSGEHAALAQQQLVFGHREVTGPSTFGGVPPLPGGVDRRDARLVAAVAARLRSKAVLDPGHVTDLTPTLDAQGHLRWAVPGGRWVVFGFWQAPTGQRANDSTGPEDPLVLDQLDADATRAAAADLDRRLLDRLGPLAAEVADRFHEDSLEFGFTGLLWTGRFLEEFRARRGYDLTVHLPALAVIGWHSDDLESARQVYDFSGDAGRRIRHDYNTTLTELWVDNHVRPARAWARGHGLDFQGRAHMLSMDVVAANKAYAAPDADPFDGPIGFTRTITSGGRLAGNTIASLEVGDITYGDYMITLEALKFMADKGFAGGVNEQVLHGFPYKFAEGAGWPSWWPWSSEHHLGGRDYGFGEGFTPALPLWRHLRPLADYLARAQTVLRAGHPITDIAIYRDIHGYGRVDDPHTDERGDPLLNAALAASGYSFDIVDPGTLAQEETVVRDGRLVVGAPGYSALVVELDASKNQGVLDGSDAMPAAVARRLVSFARDGLPIVFVGRFPGRGVGYRDPGAEDAAVRGAVAELRRSPRVRLVREEAAVPAELERLGVRPDMAFDRPQQVYGVHRRTGTGDYWFLCNTSGGLDETIRLAGGATARFTASFAITDRAPDLWDLWTGEIREMGLFRADGGRVAVPVELAPGESVVIGFERPTGPHVESTTAESVVVRGGGLRLRSTRPGPASARLADGRTATVDFGSLPRPLEPSGWTLRVDGAVPSGEDRHTLRLERLADWRTIPRLRETSGTGTYRTTVVLGDGWTGEGRGAYLELGRVEGGVQVRIGGRRVHPASVAPPRIDVGPFLRPGRNVIEVEVTTTLKNRLTALAERGVPGYSRFLKRPVKTQPYGLLGPVRLVPYADKPCEPERRR is encoded by the coding sequence ATGACCACCGACCAGACCGGGCCCGGCCTGGATCGACGCACCCTCCTCGGCGGCGTCGGGGCGCTCGGCGCCACCCTGGTGCTGCCGCACGGTGACGCGTACGTCCACACCGGCGGCGAGGTTTCCGATGGCGGTCGGCTGGCGCGGGCGTTCCGGAATCCCGGACCGCGGCTGCGGCCGCGTTTCACCTGGTGGTGGCCCGGCCCGGTGGTGGACGACGCCGAACTGCGCGCCGAGGTCGCGGAGATGGTGGCGGCCGGGTTCGGCGGCGCGCAGCTCTTCGAGGCGCCCGGCCTCGTCGACCCGTCGGGGCCCCGGCCTCCCGAGCGGCTCCGGTGGGGCACCCCGCATTGGGCCCGCAGGGTGGAGGCGGCGCTGCGCGCGGCGCGGGACCACGACTTCCGCATCGACTTCCAGGTGAGTTCGGGCTGGCCGTGGAGTAGCCCCGCCGTGTCCGGCGAGCACGCGGCCCTCGCGCAGCAGCAGCTCGTCTTCGGGCACCGGGAGGTGACCGGGCCGTCCACGTTCGGCGGTGTCCCGCCGCTGCCCGGGGGCGTGGACCGGCGGGACGCGCGGCTGGTCGCCGCCGTCGCGGCCCGGCTCCGGTCGAAGGCGGTCCTGGACCCCGGGCACGTCACCGACCTGACGCCGACGCTGGACGCGCAGGGCCACCTCCGCTGGGCGGTGCCCGGCGGGCGGTGGGTCGTGTTCGGGTTCTGGCAGGCGCCCACCGGCCAGCGGGCGAACGACAGCACCGGCCCGGAGGATCCGCTGGTGCTGGACCAGCTCGACGCGGACGCCACCAGGGCGGCGGCCGCCGACCTCGACCGGCGTCTCCTCGACCGCCTGGGCCCGCTCGCCGCCGAGGTCGCCGACCGCTTCCACGAGGACTCGCTGGAGTTCGGGTTCACCGGCCTGCTGTGGACCGGCCGTTTCCTGGAGGAGTTCCGCGCCCGCCGGGGCTACGACCTGACCGTCCACCTCCCGGCGCTGGCGGTGATCGGCTGGCACTCCGACGACCTGGAGTCCGCCAGGCAGGTCTACGACTTCTCCGGAGACGCCGGGCGGCGCATCAGGCACGACTACAACACGACGCTGACGGAGCTGTGGGTGGACAACCATGTGCGTCCCGCGCGCGCGTGGGCACGCGGCCACGGCCTCGACTTCCAGGGCCGTGCGCACATGCTGAGCATGGACGTCGTCGCCGCCAACAAGGCGTACGCCGCCCCGGACGCCGACCCGTTCGACGGCCCGATCGGCTTCACCCGGACGATCACGTCGGGCGGACGCCTGGCCGGGAACACGATCGCCTCGCTGGAGGTCGGGGACATCACCTACGGCGACTACATGATCACCTTGGAGGCGCTGAAGTTCATGGCCGACAAGGGCTTCGCCGGTGGCGTGAACGAGCAGGTCCTCCACGGGTTCCCGTACAAGTTCGCGGAGGGCGCGGGCTGGCCGTCGTGGTGGCCCTGGTCGTCCGAGCACCACCTCGGCGGACGGGACTACGGGTTCGGCGAGGGCTTCACCCCGGCGCTCCCGCTCTGGCGGCACCTCCGGCCGCTCGCCGACTACCTCGCCAGGGCCCAGACGGTGCTCAGGGCGGGACACCCGATCACCGATATCGCCATCTACCGTGACATCCACGGATACGGACGGGTGGACGATCCGCACACGGACGAACGCGGCGATCCGCTCCTGAACGCCGCGCTCGCCGCGTCCGGGTACAGCTTCGACATCGTCGACCCGGGCACCCTCGCCCAGGAGGAGACGGTGGTGCGGGACGGCCGCCTGGTGGTCGGCGCGCCGGGCTACAGCGCGCTCGTCGTCGAGCTGGACGCGTCCAAGAACCAGGGGGTGCTGGACGGCTCCGACGCGATGCCCGCGGCCGTGGCGCGGCGGCTGGTGTCGTTCGCGCGTGACGGCCTGCCGATCGTGTTCGTCGGCCGCTTCCCCGGCCGCGGCGTCGGCTACCGCGACCCCGGCGCGGAGGACGCGGCGGTGCGCGGGGCCGTGGCGGAGCTCCGGCGCTCGCCGCGTGTCCGGCTTGTGCGCGAGGAGGCCGCGGTCCCCGCGGAGCTCGAACGGCTCGGCGTCCGGCCCGACATGGCGTTCGACCGTCCGCAGCAGGTGTACGGCGTGCACCGGCGCACCGGCACCGGCGACTACTGGTTCCTGTGCAACACCTCGGGCGGCCTCGACGAGACCATCCGCCTCGCCGGCGGCGCGACCGCCCGCTTCACGGCCTCCTTCGCGATCACGGACCGGGCCCCCGACCTCTGGGACCTCTGGACCGGCGAGATCCGCGAGATGGGGCTGTTCCGCGCGGACGGCGGACGGGTCGCCGTGCCGGTCGAGCTGGCCCCCGGTGAGAGCGTCGTGATCGGCTTCGAACGCCCGACCGGGCCGCACGTCGAGTCCACCACCGCCGAGTCGGTCGTCGTCCGCGGCGGCGGTCTGCGCCTGCGCTCCACCAGACCGGGTCCCGCGTCCGCCCGGCTGGCCGACGGGCGGACGGCCACGGTCGACTTCGGGAGCCTCCCGCGCCCGCTGGAGCCGTCGGGCTGGACGCTGCGCGTGGACGGCGCCGTCCCGTCCGGGGAGGACCGCCACACCCTCCGGCTCGAACGGCTGGCGGACTGGCGGACCATCCCGCGGCTGCGCGAGACGTCCGGGACGGGCACCTACCGGACGACGGTCGTCCTCGGCGACGGGTGGACCGGGGAGGGCAGGGGCGCCTACCTCGAACTCGGCCGGGTCGAGGGCGGCGTCCAGGTCCGGATCGGCGGGCGGCGCGTCCACCCGGCCAGCGTCGCCCCGCCCCGGATCGACGTCGGGCCCTTCCTGCGCCCCGGCCGGAACGTGATCGAGGTCGAGGTCACCACCACGCTCAAGAACCGGCTGACCGCGCTCGCCGAACGGGGAGTGCCCGGCTACTCCCGCTTCCTGAAACGTCCCGTCAAGACGCAGCCCTACGGCCTGCTCGGGCCGGTACGGCTCGTCCCCTACGCCGACAAACCGTGCGAGCCGGAAAGGCGCCGGTAA